The following nucleotide sequence is from Mesorhizobium sp. J8.
CTCGTCAGGCTTTCGGATTTCGAGCTTTCGAGCCCATCGGGCCATTTCCTGACAAGATCGTCATCGTCGCGATTGTCCGGCGCCGAGCAGGATTTCCGCCGCTGGCTTCTGTCGCGCATCGCCAGGACTTCAGGGTGACGTGCCGGCGGCCGCTCCGATCCGCTTCCAGTAGATGAGGGTGCCGGTCAGTCCGCCATGCGGCTTCAGCGCGAAGTCCGGGATTTCGCCGGTCAGCGTGAAGCCAAGCTTCTCGTAAAAGCCCGCCGCGCCCTCCTCGCTCGCCGTGTCCAGCACCAGCAGCGTGCGGCCTTTCTCAACCGCGAGTTCCTCCGCGGCACGCATCAGGCGGGTCGCGACGCCTTTGCCGCGATGGTCCCGGCCGGTCATCAGCTTGGCGATCTCGGCGCGGTGCGGCTGGTTGGGCGGGAAGTCGAGCAGCAGCGTGACGGTGCCGGCAAGCGCATCGCCTCGCCAAGCGCCCAGCACCGCCCTTTCGCCGCGCGCGGCCGCGGCAAGCGACTTGCGCCAGAAATCCCGCGCGGCCTCCGGCGACAACGGATGCATGAAGCTCACCGACCCGCCGGCGGCGACGGCCTCGATCAACAGATCGGTGAGCATAGCGATGGTCGCCGCATCATCGCTCAACGCCCGGATTTCAAGGGAGTTCATGCTGGTGCTCTCCAGGTGACGAAACATCGGGGGTAAGTCATTTGAAATGGCTGGTTCGCCCGCGCCGGCGCGCTCGCCGGATTTCGGCGATACGGTCGGCGTCGTCGTCGCTGAGATGGCGGCCGCGCTCGAGGATCTCGAGCGTGTATTCCTCATAGGTCAGGCCGAGCCGCTCGGCCCTTTCCAGCCGCATCAGCATGACGGCTTGGCTCGACGCCTTCCAGGCCTTGTCATGGGCGGCGCGCCAGGCGAGGAAGATGTAGGCGTCGCCTTTGCCCCAGGGCGGGCCTTCATAGTCGTCGAGCGGCGGCCCGCCATTGTGCGAGCGTCTTGGCCGGCGAGGCATGGGTCAGTCCTTGACCAGGGCCACGAGATACTCCGCCGGATCCGGTCCGGGAGCATGGAAGACGCAGTCCGAGGGGGCACCCAGCGCCAGGCAGTCGCCGGGCTCGAGCCTGTGCACCACATCGCCCTCTGCGAAATCAAGCCTCCCGTCGATCAGCCATATCTGCTGCTTGATGAAGGCGTAGGATGACGCCGGAAGACTGACCTTGGCGCCCGCCGGCAGGCTGACCCTGACCAGTTCCAGCGGCATCCGCGATGCCGGCGACAGATCCCGCCGGATGTAGCCGGTTGCCGGATCCTGCCAGACCGGCTGCTCCTCCTTGCGCGAGACGCCGCCGGCTTGCATCTCGGCCCGTGCGATCAGCGTCGACAGCGTCATGCCGAAGGCCGCCGCGATACGCACCAGGAGTGCCGCGGTCGGGCTGGTCGCGCCGCGTTCGATAGCGCTCAGCATCGCCTTCGAGACGTCCGAGCGCCCGGCCAATTCGGCCAAAGACCAGCCCCTCACCGTCCTTTCGGAGCGTATGCGCCTGCCGATCGTGGTTGTGATATCATCCGACATATCGTCCATATGTCCAATATATCGGAATGTCGGAAACTGGGAAGAGGCTGTTCGATCGAATTGCAGCGGCTGGCTTAACGGCGCCTACACCATCCGACCTCACCTGACTTTAACCCCGATTGGATAGGGTTCCCGCTCCAGGGAATGGGACAGGTCACCGATGTTTGTTGAACGCGAAGCCTCCGTCGGAGAACCGACCTCGCAGGAACGCCGCAACATCCAGCAGAACGATAAGCGCATCCTGGGCAATGTCGTGCAATGCGACGGCGCGCGCGCCACCATCAGCGCCCATGCCGAGGACGCCGAAGGCGCGGTTACCGGCCTCTGGACCGTCGGCAGGATGATCTCCATCAATCTCGGCTCGACGCGAACGGTCGGCCTTGTCTACGCCATCGGCAAGTCGGACCTTCACTGGAACCACGATGGGCAAAATCTGATCGAAGTCAGCGTCGAACTGGTCGGCGAAGTGCGCGACGGCGCCGAGCCTGGCGCCAGGCCGGTGTTCGACCGCGGCATCACCACCTATCCGCATATCGGCGCCATTGCCCACCGTATCCGAAGCCGCGACCTGCAGGCGGTCTACGACTTGGCAGGGCGCCATTCGGTGACCATCGGCACGCTGTCCCAGGATGAGTCGATCGATGCCAACATTGCCATCGACGACACGCTGGCGCGCCATTTCGCCATCGTCGGCACGACCGGCGTCGGCAAATCGACGGCGGTCTCGCTGCTCTTGCGCAAGACGATCGAGGCGCGCCCGGACCTGCGCGTGCTCATCCTCGACCCGCACAACGAGTTTGCCGCCTCGCTGCCGGAATATTGCGTCAAGGTCGATTCCAAGACGCTCGACCTGCCGTTCTGGATGTTCAGGCTGGAGGAGTTCGCCGAAGTGCTGTTTCGCGGCCGCGAGACGGTACCCGAGGAAGTCGATGTCCTGCGCGACCTGATCCCGGCCGCCAAGAACCTCTACCGCAACCCGAATTCCGGCACCTATATCAGGCGCGGCAGCGACGCGCTGACGGCGGACACGCCGGTGCCTTACCGTATTGCCGATCTCATCAAGCAGATCGACGAGCGCATGGGCATGCTGGAGGCCAAGAACGACCGCCCGACCTTGAAATCGCTGAAGACGCGCATCGAATCGGCCGCCGCCGACCCGCGCTACCGCTTCATGTTCAATTCGCGCCTGATCGAGGACACGATCCACGAGACGATCGGCAATATCTTCCGCGTGCCCAACCATGGCCGCCCGGTCACCTGCTTCGAGATGGCCGGCATGCCTTCGGAAGTCGTCAACTCGGTCTGCTCGGTGCTGGCCCGCCTGGCCTTCGACCTGGCCTTGTGGAGCGAGGGCCGGCTGAAATTGCTCCTGCTTTGCGAGGAGGCCCACCGCTACATGCCGGCCGACCCGCGTCTGGGCTTCGCGCCGACAAGGCACGCGCTGTCGCGTATCGCCAAGGAAGGCCGCAAATATGGCTGCTATCTTGGTGTCGTCACCCAGCGCCCGGGCGAGCTCGACCCGACCATCCTGTCGCAATGCTCGACCTTTTTCGCCATGCGGCTCGCCAATGAGCAGGACCAGGCGATCATCCGCTCGGCGATCGCCGACTCCTCGGCCTCGACCCTGGCGTTCCTTTCTTCGATGGGGCAGCGCGAGGCCATCGCTTTCGGTGAAGGCGTGGCGACGACCATGCGGTTGAAGTTCGAGAAGCTGCCGCAACAATTCATCCCGGGCACGGCGAAGGGCGAGCAGATCGAACCCTCCGTGGACGGCAGCGACGTCGATCTGGCCCTGATCGTCGAGCGGCTTCGCAACGTGCCGAAGCCGCAGCAGTCCATGGCTTTCGCCGAGACCGTGGACTCGACCCGCCAAGCCGGCGACCCCGACTACAAGAAGCCGGCCACCGCCGCGCCCCGTGTCCAGCCCGACGACGACTTCGACACCCGCTACGGCCTGAAGCCCTCGACCTTCGGCATGCGCCAATTCAACGATTGAGCCAACGACCTTTGCGGGCAGGCTAAATTCCACCAAGAAATTCGTTAGGCTGGGCCGAATGGAGTCGCTGTCGAGAACCGGAGCGGAGCGGACATAAAGTCCGTCAGCACCGGAAGCGCAGAGAGCGGCTCCAGTCGACCGGCCTCATGAATTCATGTCGGAATTTTAGGCGCAGACTCGGTTGCGGCCCTGCTTCTTCGCCTCATAGAGCTGGCGATCGGCACGGCGGTAGAAATCCTCCGCGCTCTCCTTGTGGTCCCAGACGGCGAGGCCGACGCTGGTGGTGACCTTGAGACGCACATTCCCCGACATGATCGACAGGTTGGCGATCGCCTTGCGGATGCGCTCGGCGAACCGGGCGAGCAGTTCGACATCCATGTTGGGAGTGACGACCGCAAACTCCTCGCCGCCCAGCCGCGCCACCACGTCGTGATAGCGCGTCATGCCCCGCAGGCAGGTGGCGACGGCCCTCAGCACCTCGTCGCCGACATCGTGGCCATGCGTGTCGTTGACCTGCTTGAAATGGTCGAGGTCGAGGATCATCAGCCCGACGGGCCTGTCGATGCGGCGAAACTCATGCAGATATTCGCGCAGCGCATCGTCGAAATAGCGGCGGTTCTGCATGCCGGTGAGACCGTCGGTGAGCGCCGCCTGCTCGAGCGTCTGCGAACGGGCGCTGAGCGAGACCGTCATGGCCCTGAGCTTGCCCTCTTCCCGCACCTGGCCCCGGATCAGCGGGTAGATGAAGAAGGTGCCGAAGAACAGCGCGGTCGCCAGCAGTGCCCCGGTGACGAAGAGCAATTTGTTGAGATAGACGATTTTATCGACGCGCGATGCGGCATCGAGGTCAGCGGCGATGTCCTGCAATTGGCCATAGGCATGGAAGGTCACCAGGCCCGCGGCCAGGATCACAAAGATAAAGACGAAAAATGCGGATTCCGCCTTATGGAAACGCATCTACTCCCCGCGCACTGTATTCCCGGTTTATGGCATGGCGGACCTTACGGACCGTTAATCCGAACAACCCTGGCGAGAATTAGAGCTTGGGATTTTAAGGTGCTGATTGAAAAGGCTTTTAGTCAGTCCAGAAGCGCCGGTTCGTCGCCAGGCCGCAGCCTGCGCCACTCCTCGCCCAGCTGGTGCC
It contains:
- a CDS encoding GNAT family N-acetyltransferase — its product is MNSLEIRALSDDAATIAMLTDLLIEAVAAGGSVSFMHPLSPEAARDFWRKSLAAAARGERAVLGAWRGDALAGTVTLLLDFPPNQPHRAEIAKLMTGRDHRGKGVATRLMRAAEELAVEKGRTLLVLDTASEEGAAGFYEKLGFTLTGEIPDFALKPHGGLTGTLIYWKRIGAAAGTSP
- a CDS encoding helix-turn-helix domain-containing protein: MDDMSDDITTTIGRRIRSERTVRGWSLAELAGRSDVSKAMLSAIERGATSPTAALLVRIAAAFGMTLSTLIARAEMQAGGVSRKEEQPVWQDPATGYIRRDLSPASRMPLELVRVSLPAGAKVSLPASSYAFIKQQIWLIDGRLDFAEGDVVHRLEPGDCLALGAPSDCVFHAPGPDPAEYLVALVKD
- a CDS encoding ATP-binding protein — its product is MFVEREASVGEPTSQERRNIQQNDKRILGNVVQCDGARATISAHAEDAEGAVTGLWTVGRMISINLGSTRTVGLVYAIGKSDLHWNHDGQNLIEVSVELVGEVRDGAEPGARPVFDRGITTYPHIGAIAHRIRSRDLQAVYDLAGRHSVTIGTLSQDESIDANIAIDDTLARHFAIVGTTGVGKSTAVSLLLRKTIEARPDLRVLILDPHNEFAASLPEYCVKVDSKTLDLPFWMFRLEEFAEVLFRGRETVPEEVDVLRDLIPAAKNLYRNPNSGTYIRRGSDALTADTPVPYRIADLIKQIDERMGMLEAKNDRPTLKSLKTRIESAAADPRYRFMFNSRLIEDTIHETIGNIFRVPNHGRPVTCFEMAGMPSEVVNSVCSVLARLAFDLALWSEGRLKLLLLCEEAHRYMPADPRLGFAPTRHALSRIAKEGRKYGCYLGVVTQRPGELDPTILSQCSTFFAMRLANEQDQAIIRSAIADSSASTLAFLSSMGQREAIAFGEGVATTMRLKFEKLPQQFIPGTAKGEQIEPSVDGSDVDLALIVERLRNVPKPQQSMAFAETVDSTRQAGDPDYKKPATAAPRVQPDDDFDTRYGLKPSTFGMRQFND
- a CDS encoding GGDEF domain-containing protein, encoding MRFHKAESAFFVFIFVILAAGLVTFHAYGQLQDIAADLDAASRVDKIVYLNKLLFVTGALLATALFFGTFFIYPLIRGQVREEGKLRAMTVSLSARSQTLEQAALTDGLTGMQNRRYFDDALREYLHEFRRIDRPVGLMILDLDHFKQVNDTHGHDVGDEVLRAVATCLRGMTRYHDVVARLGGEEFAVVTPNMDVELLARFAERIRKAIANLSIMSGNVRLKVTTSVGLAVWDHKESAEDFYRRADRQLYEAKKQGRNRVCA